One Gloeobacter morelensis MG652769 DNA window includes the following coding sequences:
- a CDS encoding antibiotic biosynthesis monooxygenase family protein, whose amino-acid sequence MPAIARSSGLPAEFAVFAVEPEQQSALVQSLIAHIESTAQPLPGFVSGTVHRSRDGLRVTGYIQWATPDTYVATPPLADFASPDAHLYEIFAEEPAGSQMQTFTGMEGLINFGIFKMKAPENQPRFVELFIQALGMVSGQTGLISTHAHRSLDGWRCINYGHWRSLEEYAAMDCNRPFSSIFAEMLSLADNEYQPTLHEVVFTTN is encoded by the coding sequence ATGCCCGCTATCGCCAGAAGCAGTGGTCTTCCTGCAGAGTTTGCCGTCTTCGCGGTCGAACCCGAGCAACAATCGGCCCTGGTACAGTCTCTGATCGCGCACATCGAGTCCACAGCCCAGCCGTTACCGGGATTCGTGTCCGGGACCGTCCACCGCAGTCGCGACGGTCTGCGGGTAACGGGATATATCCAGTGGGCCACCCCGGATACTTACGTGGCGACTCCGCCTTTGGCCGATTTCGCCTCACCCGACGCCCACCTGTACGAAATCTTCGCCGAGGAACCGGCGGGCAGCCAAATGCAGACCTTTACAGGCATGGAAGGACTCATCAATTTCGGCATCTTCAAGATGAAAGCTCCCGAAAACCAACCCCGGTTTGTCGAATTATTCATTCAAGCGCTGGGAATGGTGTCCGGGCAGACCGGGTTGATTTCAACCCACGCCCACCGCAGCCTGGACGGGTGGCGCTGCATCAATTACGGCCACTGGCGCTCACTGGAGGAATACGCCGCCATGGATTGCAATCGTCCCTTCTCGTCCATATTCGCGGAGATGCTTTCCCTGGCCGACAACGAGTACCAGCCTACGCTGCACGAGGTAGTTTTCACAACAAATTAA
- a CDS encoding ribbon-helix-helix domain-containing protein: MTMNVNLTPQLEEMIRQKGASGLYTSSSDVVREALSLIECPRFIAELAEIWDYIADDSEAHADAFVDTIDQKIYALAEQPNMGRLRTNLICSASKVESYD, translated from the coding sequence ATGACGATGAACGTCAATCTAACCCCTCAACTTGAGGAGATGATCAGGCAGAAAGGCGCGTCTGGCCTTTACACATCATCAAGTGATGTCGTTCGCGAGGCGTTGAGCCTGATAGAATGCCCTCGTTTCATCGCTGAGCTTGCTGAAATCTGGGATTATATTGCCGATGACAGTGAAGCGCATGCGGATGCTTTTGTCGACACAATCGACCAGAAGATTTATGCTCTGGCCGAGCAGCCAAATATGGGAAGGTTGCGTACCAATTTAATATGTTCCGCCTCTAAAGTTGAATCTTATGATTAA
- a CDS encoding pentapeptide repeat-containing protein: MVSLSVLSAPVVAEQSVAESLRKLKSTGNCVNCNLRGANLSRIVLIEKDLSGADLTGANLELAILIGTKFRGSILNQARLQSANLTKADFSKASMQSADFKFANLASATLSQVDAQGADFNSSKVKGADFTCANLSGAILYSQDFRQANFMNADVTGATGGSLSEVPGSPQACPRP; encoded by the coding sequence GTGGTCAGTCTTAGCGTTCTGTCTGCGCCAGTTGTTGCTGAGCAAAGTGTGGCCGAGTCTTTGCGCAAACTAAAGTCGACTGGTAATTGTGTAAATTGCAATCTGAGGGGAGCAAATCTTTCTCGGATTGTACTCATCGAGAAAGATTTAAGCGGTGCTGACCTAACGGGCGCAAATCTAGAACTTGCTATTTTGATTGGTACAAAATTCAGAGGTTCCATATTGAATCAAGCCCGATTGCAAAGTGCAAATTTAACTAAAGCCGATTTTAGCAAAGCGAGCATGCAAAGTGCAGATTTTAAGTTTGCTAATTTAGCTAGCGCAACACTCAGTCAAGTGGACGCCCAGGGGGCAGATTTTAATAGTTCGAAGGTCAAAGGAGCGGATTTTACCTGCGCGAATCTTAGCGGAGCAATTTTGTACAGCCAGGACTTCCGTCAAGCCAATTTCATGAATGCAGACGTGACCGGAGCTACGGGAGGATCACTTTCCGAGGTGCCTGGAAGTCCTCAAGCTTGTCCTCGACCTTAA